TGCTGGTGACCAATGCGAAAACCGAGCGCGAACTGGACGCGCTGCCGCCGTTGGAGTTGGTCACGCCGGCCACCGCCCGCGCGGCGTCCTCGGTCGCCAGCGCGGCCTCGCGCAATTCGCCGGGCGACGGTTCACCGCCATCGGACAGATCGAGATCGGTACCGTCACCGCTGAACAGCGCCTCGCGCGGTACCAGCCCGCCATAGGGGTCCTCGGGGGCGAGCCGCGCCATTTCGACTGCACGCTGCGCCAGCGTCCTCAGCCCCTCGGGCGCGAAATCGCTGGTGTTGATCGAAGCGGAGCGGCGGCCGACGAAGACGCGCAGACCGATCTCCTCGCTTTCGGACCGCTCGACCTCCTCCAGCGCGCCGAGCCTGACGCTGACGCTTTCGGAAGAGGAGGCACGGGCAACCGCATCGGCTTCATCCGCGCCCATCTGGCGCGCGAGATCGACGAGGTCCTGGCAGCGGGCAAGCGCCGCGTCGGAAGTGATCATGGCAAGGTCCGGGAGTGGGCAGTCATGCGCGCGAGGTAGGCCCCGCGCCGCCGGCTGGCAACCGCCCGGCCGGTCAGGAAAAGATCAGCTTGAAGATGAGCGTAAGCACGACCGGAAGCCCGATCGCCAGCACCCACAGCATGATCTGGTCGCGGCGGAAGGCGGGCTTGAGCGCGAGGTCGGCGGCTTCGTCGTCCGACAGATCGGACCAGCGACGTTCGAACCAGCGACAGGCGGGGATAATCCCGGCGACCAGGATGACCAGCGCGAGATAGGGCACGATGGAGGAAACGCCCTGTTTCATCGCCCCCACGGTCATGAAGATCTGGAGGCCGGTATAGACCAGCAGCGCGAGCGCGACATTGTCGCTCATGGCCTTGCGCCAGTCGCGCCTGCGTTCGGTCATCGGACCGCTGACGATATCGTTTTCCCGGAGCGCCTTGTTCAACGCGTCTCTCCTTGCTCTCTCCAACCCGAATCGTATTGTTTCAAAATTGCTTCCGTGTGGCAAGCAATCCTGCGTAATTGCGATACGCGGCGTCCTTTTGCGGCACATGCCCTCCTCGACTGCCGCCCATGCACAAATCCTGCCAGATTAACGAAAAGGCGTGCCTGCGGGGTTTTCACGCGCAGTTGGCATGCTATGTCGCCGCGCATGGCCGATATCGCAACCGACCCGGACCACGCTGCGCTGCACGATGCCGCCCCGCCGATCCCGCAGGGCGGGCTCGAGGTAATCTCGATCGCCAAGAGTTATGACAAGCGTGCAGTCCTGACCGATATCTCGTTATCGGTGGGCAAGGGCGAAGTGCTCGGCCTGCTCGGCCCCAATGGCGCGGGCAAGACCACCTGCTTCTATTCGATCATGGGGCTGGTGCGCCCTGACGCCGGACGCATCCTGATGGACGGCGAGGATGTCACCAATCTGCCGATGTACCGCCGCGCGATCCTGGGGCTGGGCTATCTGCCGCAGGAAACCAGCATCTTCCGCGGCATGACGGTCGAGCAGAACATCAATTGCGTGCTCGAAATGGTCGAGCCCGACAAGGACACGCGCGCCGCGGAGCTGGAGCGCCTGCTCGGCGAATTCGGCCTTACCCGCCTGCGCGCGAGCCCGGCGATGGCACTGTCGGGGGGTGAACGCCGCCGCTGCGAGATTGCCCGCGCGCTTGCCGCCAAGCCTTCGATCATGCTGCTCGACGAACCCTTTGCGGGGATCGATCCGCTGTCGATCAGCGACATCCGCGACCTCGTCAAGGATCTGCGCACGCGCGGGATCGGCGTGCTGATCACCGATCACAATGTCCGCGAAACGCTCGAGATCGTCGACCGCGCCTGCATCATCTATGGCGGGCAGGTGCTGTTCGCCGGGACGCCCGAAGCGCTGGTCGCCGACGAGAACGTGCGCCGCCTCTATCTCGGCGAGAGTTTCACACTGTGATGCCGACAGTCACGGGGAACTGATCAATGGCGCTGGGTCCGCGCCTCGATCTGCGGCAAACCCAGTCGCTGGTGATGACGCCGCAGCTGCAGCAGGCGATCAAGCTGCTGGCGCTGTCCAATCTGGAAATCGAGACCTTCGTCGGCGACGCGCTGGAGTCGAACCCTCTGCTGGAAATGGGCGAAGTCCAGCGCGAAGCGGGCGAGGATAGCGCCCCCGAACCGCAGGAACACGACAGCGCGCCCGATTTCGATGGCGATAACGCGCTCGATATCGCCGACCACGCGATCGACCCCGAAGCCGCACCCGGCGACATGGGCGACTGGAGCCGCGGCGATATCGGTAGTGGCAGCGCCGAACTGCCCGATCTCGAAAACCGCTCCGCCAACGGGCCGACGCTGGCCGAACACCTGTCCAACCAGGTTGGCGCGGTGGCGCATGACAATCGCGAGGCGCTGGTCGCGCAGCGCATCATCGGCGATCTCGACGAAGCCGGCTATCTGCTCGGCGAGCTGCGGCTGATTGCCGAGGAAATGGGCGTCCCGCTGGCCGAAGCCGAGCGGGCGCTGGCCACGGTGCAGTCGCTCGACCCGACCGGCGTGGGTGCGCGCTCGCTGGCCGAGTGCCTCGCGCTGCAGGCGCAGGAGGCGGATCGCTACGATCCGTGCATGGCGCGCCTGATCGACAATCTCGATCTGGTGGTGACGGGCGATATCGCCCGGCTCAAACGGATGTGCGAAGTCGACGACGAGGATTTTGCCGGCATGCTCGGCGAATTGCGCGGCTACGACCCCAAGCCGGGGCTGGCTTTCGGCGGCAGCGCCGAATCCGCCATCGTGCCCGATGTGCTGATCACGCCGAGCGCGGATGGCTGGGATATCCGCCTCAATGAAGCGAGCCTGCCGCGACTGGTGGTCAACCGCGACTATTATCTCGAGCTCAAGACCGGCGCGCGCGACAAGGCCTCGCACAGCTGGCTCAACGAACAATTGGGCGAGGCCGACTGGTTGATCCGCGCGCTCGACCAGCGCCAGAAGACGATCCTCAAGACCGCTGCCGAAATCGTCAAGAAGCAGGAAGGCTTCTTCCGCGAAGGTGTGACCGCGATGCGCCCGCTCACGCTGCGCGAGGTCGCCGAACAGATCGAGATGCACGAAAGCACCGTCAGCCGCGTCACGAGCAACAAATATCTCGCCTGCCCGCGCGGCACCTTCGAACTGAAGTATTTCTTCTCCAGCGGGGTTTCGGCAGCCGATGGCGAAGGCGCATCCTCCGAAGCGATCAAGGCGCATATCAAGACGCTGTGCGACGCCGAGGATCCCAAGAAGGTCCTGTCCGACCAGAAGCTCGCCGATCTGCTCAAGCAAGAGGGCTTCGACCTCGCGCGGCGCACCGTGGCCAAGTATCGCGAGGCCATCGGCATCGGCTCGAGCGCGCAGCGACGGCGCCAGAAAAAGCTCGCAGCGATTTGATTTTCCACGATCCCTGCAGAAAAAGTTAACGGCCTTTACCTCGCGTTAACCTTTTCCATTCAGATGTTGTGTGGTTAATACATGGCAACTCCTCCCACCCGGGAGTTACCGCGAGACACTAGGGGCCAGACAGGGGAGTTCCCATGCGTGTACTGCTGATCGAAGACGAGCCGACAACCGCCAAGGCGATCGAGCTCATGCTCACGACCGAAGGGTTCAATGTCTACTCGACCGACCTCGGCGAGGAAGGCCTCGATCTGGGCAAGCTGTATGATTACGATATCATCCTGCTCGACCTGAACCTGCCCGACATGCATGGCTACGACGTGCTCAAGAAGCTGCGCGTCGCCAAGGTGCAGACCCCGGTCCTGATCCTCTCGGGCATTGCCGAAATGGACAGCAAGATCCGCAGCTTCGGCTTCGGCGCCGACGATTACGTGACTAAGCCGTTCCACCGCGAGGAACTGGTCGCCCGCATCCACGCCGTGGTGCGCCGTTCGAAGGGCCACAGCCAGTCGATCATCCGCACCGGCAAGCTGGCGGTGAACCTCGACGCCAAGACCGTCGAAGTCGACGGCGCCCGGGTCCACCTGACCGGCAAGGAATATGCGATGCTCGAGCTGCTCAGCTTGCGCAAGGGCACCACGCTGACCAAGGAAATGTTCCTCAACCACCTCTATGGCGGGATGGACGAACCCGAACTCAAGATCATCGACGTCTTCATCTGCAAGCTGCGCAAGAAGCTCAGCCATGCTTGCGGCGGCGAGAACTACATCGAGACCGTCTGGGGCCGCGGCTATGTGCTGCGCGACCCGAACGAAGAGGCCGAAGCGGCCTGATCCAGCTGCCCTGGACGGGATAGCAAGCGACGCCCGGAGCTTCGGCTACCGGGCGTTTCGCTTATGCGGGACAGACCAGGCAGATGAATCGGCGGTGACGACCGGGGTCGCTGCGTGTCACCCTGGCGTGGCCAGGCCCTGCAAATCCAGCCCGCTCGGCTGCTGGAACACGCGCAGCCCGAATTCGGGCAGGATCGCCAGCATGTGGTCGAAGATATCGGCCTGGATCGCTTCGTATTCGGCCCAGTCGATCGTGTTCGCAAAGCAATAGATTTCGAGCGGCAGGCCCTGCGGACTGGGCGGTAGCTGGCGCACCATCAGCGTGAAGCCCTCGTCCGCAATCCGCGGATGGCTTTGCAGATAGGCGATCACATAGGCGCGCAGCGTGCCGATATTGGTGATCCGGCGGGCGTTGATGGCATCCGTATCGCTCGCCAGTTCATGGCGGTTCCATTCGGCGATCTCGTCCTGCTTGCGCGCCAGATACGTCTCGAGCAGGCGGAACCGCTTGAGCCCGGCGACCTCGTCTTCGTCCAGGAACCGGACCGAATTCTGGTCGAGCACCAGCGCCCGCTTGATCCGCCGGCCACCGCTGTCGCTCATCCCGCGCCAGTTGCGGAAGCTGTCGGCGATCAGCTTGTGCGTCGGGATGGTGGTGATGGTCTTGTCGAAATTCTGCACCTTCACCGTGTGCAGCGCGATATCGATGACATCGCCATCGGCATCCATGCTCGGCATTTCGATCCAGTCGCCCACGCGCAGCATGTCGTTGCTGGTCAGCTGGACGCTGGCGACGAGGCTGAGGATAGTGTCCTTGAACACCAGCAGCAGGACCGCCGCCATCGCGCCCAGCCCCGACAGCAGCAGCAGCGGGGATTGTTCGATCAGCACCGCGATCATCAAGATCGCCGCACCGCAGAACATCGCGATCTTGACCACCTGGACATAGCCCTTGATCGGGCGGCTGCGCGCTTCGGGGCGGCGCGCATAAAGCTCGTTGGCGTAATCGAGCGCCCCGCTGATCGCCATCGCCACCGACAGCACGATCAACGCGCGCACGACATTGACCGTGACCGTGACCAGTTCGGGCGGCAGGTTGGGCACCCAATCGATCCCGCGCGACACCACCAGCAGCGGGATAACCGTCGCCAGCCATGCCACCGCGCGATCGGCAGTATCGCTGCGCCGGTCGAGATAGGGCGCTGCGGCGCGCAGCAGCACGCGCTTGATCAGCCAGTTCACTGCCAGCGCCACCACCACCAGGCCGGCGAGGGCGATCAGCGACTGGAGCCACAGTGCGAGGCCGGCGTAGCGGTCGAGAAGTCCGTCCATGGCGCGCTGCCTAGCCGCAGGCGGGAGCCCGCTTCAACCCCCGAGACCGGCAGAGATTTTCTATCTCGCGCGGTTTCGCGAATCGCTGTAGATGCCGCTGGTATCAACAGCGAAAGGCCCGCCCCCGCAATGGAGGTGTTCGGTTTCGATCTGGGGCCCATCGTCCCATTCATCCTGATCGGTTTTGCAGCACAAATGGTCGACGGCGCACTGGGGATGGCCTTTGGGGTCATCACCAATACGCTGATGGTCGGTCTGCTTGGCGTGCCTCCCGCGCTCGCCTCGCAGCGCGTGCATCTGGTCGAATGCTTCACCACCGCGACGTCGGGCATCAGCCATCTGCTGCACGGCAATATCGACAAAGGGCTGTTCTTCCGCCTGCTCGTCCCCGGCGTGATCGGGGGCCTGCTGGGGACCTATCTGATCACTTCGATCGACGGCGATACGATCAAGCCCTTCGTGCTGATCTATCTCGCCGGGATCGGCGTGTGGCTGCTGATCCGCGGCCTGCTCTACCCGCCCAAGCTGCGCCAGGCGAAGCATGTCGCGCCGCTGGGGCTGGTCGGCGGCTTCCTCGATGCGGCAGGCGGCGGCGGCTGGGGACCGGTGGTAACCTCCAACCTGCTGGTCCAGGGGGCCGAACCGCGCAAGGTCGTGGGCACGGTCAATTCGGTCGAGTTCTTCCTCACACTGAGCATTTCAGCGAGCTTCATCTATCACCTTGGCATCTCGCATATCGCGGGCGCGACGCTGGGCCTGATCATCGGCGGGATCACTGCCGCGCCCTTCGGCGCTATGGCGGCCAAGCATTTCAGCCCCAAGCTGATGCTGGTCCTTGTCGGCATCGCGCTGAGCGTGACCAGCGCCTACGGCATCTGGACGGCGTGGGGGTAGGCTTGTAGGCGGCCGCGCCATGAGCGCGTTTAAAGAAGGCGACCCCACCACCCTCAACCGGCTGTACGGCCGCAGCCAGGGCAAGCCGCTGCGCGCGTCGCAGCAGGAACTGGTCGACAAATTGCTGCCGCAGATCGCAGTGCCGGCAGATGGTCCGGTGACGGCGGAACGCCTGTTCGGCTTCGATCGCCCGCTGCATTTCGAAATCGGCTTTGGCGGCGGCGAACATATGGCCGAGCGCGCCGACATGCTGCCCGACCACGGCTTCATCGGCGCCGAGCCTTTCGTCAACGGCGTGGCGCAGGCGCTGACCCATGTGCGCGACCGGACGCTGGCCAATATCCGGATCCAGCATGGCGATGCGCTGGAGGTGCTGCGCCGCGTACCCGATGGCGCGCTGACGATGGTCTATCTGCTCCACCCCGATCCCTGGCCCAAGAACAAGCATGCCAAGCGGCGGATGATGAACGACGGGCCGGTGCGGATGATTGCCGACAAGCTGAAGCCCGGCGGCGAGTTCCGCTTCGGCACCGATCACGCGGTCTATCTGCGCCACGCGCTGATGGTGATGCGCCGTTTTACCGACGAGTTCGAATGGGTCGTCGATGGCCCGGCGAGCTGGCAGAACCGTCCCTCGGGCTGGCCCGAAACGCGCTACGAGCACAAGGCGCGCACGGTCTATAACCACGAAGTCTGGTACTTTCGATTCAGACGACGCTAAAGTACGAAATCATTGTAAAACAATGTACTTAGCAGATTCACCTTACGCTAGAATTGCCTCCATTTCGCCCCTTTTTCCGCTTGCGTGATTGCCCGGTGATTGCCAGAAAAGGGACACGAGGTTTCGGATGGCAACAGGAAAAATCACGAAAAAATCGATAGATGCGCTGGAGCCGAGCAGCTCGAGCCAGCTCCTTTGGGATACGGACCTCAAAGGATTCGGTGCAAAAATCACTCCAGCCGGCTCGATATCCTATGTGCTGCAGTTCCGAATGGGCGGCCGTGAAGCTCGAACAAGACGCTATACTATCGGGGCGCACGGGTCGCCGTGGACACCGACGACAGCGAGAGTGGAGGCCGAGCGCCTTCAGTTATTAGTTGCGCAAGGTATCGACCCTGTAGACGATGATAAGCAGAGGCGCCGCGACGCCGTCGATCTTGCATTCGACAACTATGCGTCGCATTTCGCTCGGTCCTGCAAGGGTGTTGGCTGGGCGAGACTCGTTGAACGCGTCATCCGGCTTTACCTCGAACCGGTTATCGGAAAAAAGCCGCTTCCCCGAATTTCGAGGCCGGACATCGTAGCCGTCCTGGACAATATGCCCGAGCAGCAGGTTGCCAATCGCCGGAATGTCTTTGCGGTGATGCGGCGCCTATTCCGATGGGCTGTCAGTCGTGGCGATATCGAGCGCAGTCCTATGGAGGGAATGGAAGCACCACCGCCGGTAAGACCGCGGGATCGTTGGCTGCAGGACGACGAGCTTCGACACATCTGGGAAGCAGCTCCCGATTGCTATCTTTGCTTTGGTCCAATTGTCCGCTTGCTCATTGCGACAGGGCAACGCCGCGAAGAGGTTTCAGGAATACATTGGCAAGAGGTTGATCGGAAAGGCCGGTTCTGGACGCTGCCCGGTTCACGAACAAAGAATAGTGAGCCAAACGCGATCCCGCTGAACGACCTTGCCGTTGCCGAACTCGATCGGCAGGCAGGCGGCGCGAACTGGCCGAAGAAAGGACGCGTTTTTGCCACGTCAAGCGGGGCAGGCTTTACCGGCTACGCCAAGGGCAAGAAGAAACTGGACGATCTCATAGAGCAAAAGCTTGGTGAGCCATTGCAACCCTGGCGCCTGCACGATCTTCGGCGCACGCTTGCGACCAACTTCCAGCGCCTCGGCGTTCGCTTCGAGGTTACAGAGGCAGTCCTGAACCATGTCAGCGGCTCAAGAGCAGGCGTTGCAGGAATCTACCAGCGCCACGACTGGAAAGACGAGAAGAGAGAAGCGCTCAATGATTGGAATGAGCATCTGGTCAAGATCCTGAACGGCGCCGAACAGGCATGAAGCATACGCTTGAGGAGCCATGGCTTGCAAATCTCAGGTCGATCCCTGGTCCGCGAGCACCGCAATCAGCCGGGAGACGTTCGCGAGGCATTGGTCATGATATCGCCTTAGTGCTTGGACGCGCTTTGACGGAGTCGCCAAAGCACTGTCCTCCAGCTCCGCAAGCGCCTCCAGAGCGTTTGGCAGGACGTCAGGCTCCAGCCTCCTTACGATGTGCAATCGGTCGCTGATCAGGTCGACCGTCTGCCTCAGGAACCTGTTTTCCGAACCCAAGGCAAAAATCGAGAAGACATCGCCAACGCGGTCAGCGTATGTTGCGATCGGTGCCGGTAAATCATCTTCATCGATCGTCTGTGGTACTGGATCGACTACGCTTTCCAAGAGAAGAGCATTTACTGCGAGCATGTCGCGCAACGAATGTTCGGTCAGGAGCGTGACCCGGTACCCCTCGCCAGGGGTCAGATCGACAAGACCTTCGCCGACAAGTTGATTGAGGCTATCTCGCACGGGCGTCATGCTGACACCGAACTCGTCTGCCAATCGCATCGCTTCGAGTTTCTGGCCGATCGGCCAAGTACCTTCCATCAATGCCCTTTTCAGGCGGCGATAGGTCGGTTCCAGGACGTGTGCCGGGCTCATCTCTTGGAACGACGAGCTTCCGCAAATTCATGGACAGCTGCAAGCTGCTCGGGCCGAAGCGCATCGGTAGCCTGCGGATAATTGGCTACATCTTCACGGAGCAGAATGGATGGACACTGACCTTCGTAGTTCCCAAGATTGGGCCGGTGCTGCGCATAGCCTGCCAATTCAGCAAGTTCGGGCGGAAAATTTCGCGCGACCTCTGGCGGATAGGCCAGCCAAAGGTTCTCGTAGGGCTTGAGCCAACCAAGACTATAGCCGATCACAACACCGCGCCGCACGTCTTCGGTCGAGTTTGGCCCAGCACCGTGCACGGTCGAACCAAGAAAGCAGATCGCATCACCCGGTCTGCTTTCCGCGACCATCGGATCACCGAGCTGATCGAGGCTCTCGACAGGACGTTTATGTGTCCCGGGATAGATGCGGGTCGCGCCGTTGGATGAGCTGAAGTCGGTTAGCGGCCAAATGACATTGAGCAGATATTCGTGTTCACCCTTGGCACCTTCCCACATGTCGTGATCGCAATGCGGGAACTGTTCGATCTCGCCGGGATGAATGGCGATTGCCTGGGCAACGTTAAGCTGAATTCGGTCGCAAGCCTTACCGAGGACTTCGCGGGCCAGCGAAAGGATGAGAGGCTGCAGAACAAGATCACAGGCCCAGCGTGAGCGGCGCAACAGACTACCGAAACGCTTCGTGCGAAACCCGTAGAAATCGCCGTGACCCATAGGGGTTTCGGTAAAATCCCGTTCAAGATCTGCATCGAGCGCCGCGATGCTGCTCTGAGGAAGGAGGTCCGGAATGATGCAATAGCCATCCTTCTGCAGCCGTTCGAGCCAATCGATTGATTTGATATCGCTCATGACACCACCTCCGATGCCGCCTCGGCGACCCGATAGGCACCTTTTCGATAGATACCGCCGCGAGCGAGATCGTCCGGCGTGTCGCAATCTATATCGATCTGCAAGGCGACAAGGTCCTCACCGTCGATTCTGCAGCCGCCACCAAGTGTGCGACATTGCCAGCCGAAGCTTTCGATTTGGCGGGACCAAGCTCTATTGGCCACAGCGGTGTAGCCCGACAGGCCGGTCTTCAGGGCATGGTCGGCAAGCGCGGTCACAAGTTGGTCGCGTGCCGAGCGGCGCTCAAACCGCGAGAGCGTGGGTTCGATGCAGAAACGCGTGATCTCGCGAAAATCGGACCGAGAGGGTATCGGACCATCGCACAGACAGGGAAATAGCTCCCCGAGAATGTGAGCGCCGTCAGTCCGCAACAGGCGCGCTGAAGCGCGATGACGGCCTTCTCCGTCGGTCAGCACCAAATAGCTCGCATCGGGCGTATCGAACTGGTCGATCTCGTATGCATCATCCAAAACGGGAACATCCCATTTGAGGAGATCGACGAAGACCCGCTTGCGCGCCTCGAACATTGCGCGAAGCGCTGGATCCGAAGGGCAAGCTTGGAGAGAAACTGGGGGGTGTTGCATGGCGGCTACCTGGCGATTTGAAGACAGGTCGCCTTTCACCAGATCGGGGCGATCGCAGACATACCAAGAACTGGGGATGCTGCGACTTTGAGGTACTCATAATCGTGCTATTGGATGTAACCGCACCGGCGACCTAGCTCTGTTCTGCTCCTTTCTTCAAATCTCAAATCAGCCAATTTACGGGCTTTGGCGACGTGAAACCTCAATTGGGCGCAATGACCTTATGCCCGTAAAGCGCGTCGATGATGGGGCACTCGGGAACGTCGCCGCCTTCGCACTGAGCCGAGACATCGGCAAGCGTTCGCTCGAGCTTCTTCAGGTCAATAATTTTCTGCCGAATGCTCGTTAGATGGTCACGCGTCAAATCGAAAACTTCGCCGCAGCTATAGCCGTGAGAATCGACGAGACTGAGCAGACTCTTTAGTTCTTCAATTGAGAAACCCAGCTCGCGCCCGCGCAAAATGAAGCCAAGCCGGGCCTGATCATCCTTGGAATAGAGCCGGTGACCGCTATCCGTGCGCTCCGGGGGTCTAAGAAGACCTATGTTTTCATAGTAGCGGATAGTCTCCAGATTGCAGCCTGACCGAATGGCTAGCTCGCCTCGTTTTATCATCTGTGTTTGGCTCATTCAAAAAATCCTGAAAATAGTGCTTGAACCTGTAGGTACTACAGAGATTATATCCATTTTTGACGATGTTCAATGATGAGAAAATTCGCATGACCGCAGTGAAGCGTCAGAACCAAATGCCCGCACAGCCGCCTGAAAAGCGCAGTTGGTGGGCTATGGGGGGTATAACCGGGGCCGTGGTTGCATCGTCCTGCTGCATTCTGCCGCTTGTTCTGGTCACGCTTGGCATAAGCGGAGCATGGATTGGTAACCTGACCGCTCTCGAACCCTACAAGTGGTATTTTGTTGCGCTTACCGTCGGATTTCTGGCTGCAGGTTTTTGGCACGTGTATTTTAGCGCACCTCCCGCCTGCGAAGACGGCTCATATTGTGCGCGTCCACAATCGTCCATCATCACAAAAAGCTTCCTTTGGGCCGGAACAATACTCATTGCTCTATCGATCACGATCGATTGGTGGGCACCATTTTTCTACTAGGAGACCGATCATGAAACGCGCTTCAATCATATTTTCAGCAGTTATTGCCCTCGGAGCAGGTGGCCTCGGTACGATGGCTCTGTTGCCGACTTCCGGAGCTCTGGCAGGTTCGGAAGCTACGCCCCAAAATGCCCTTGAACGTCAGACATTTGCGATTGAAAACATGACCTGTGCGACGTGCCCGATCACTGTCAAGAAGGCCATGAGCAATGTCGACGGTGTCTCCTCGGTTGAGGTTGATTTCGAATCGAAGACCGCGACAGTCCTGTTCGATCCGCGCCAAACAACGATCTCTGCGATCGCCGCAGCTTCAACCAACGCCGGATATCCTGCGCGTTCGACCGCATCGCGCTAAAGGTGAACGATCGAACACTGCTGCGTCTAGGTATTGTCGGCACAATCATTGTCGCTCTGTGCTGCTTCACACCGGTGTTGGTAATTCTAGTAGCTGCGGTCGGTCTGTCCGCGCTGACGGGTTATCTGGATTATGTGCTGATACCGGCGCTGCTCATATTTCTTGGACTTACTGTTTATGCAGTTCGTCGGCGCAGTAAGCGCTCCGACACTGCTGTTTGATTGGAAGCTTAATGAATGATTGTTGCACGCCAGGTAGTGGCAGGCGCTACGACCTTGTCGTCGTGGGTGCTGGGTCGGCAGGGTTTTCCGCCGCTATCACGGCTGCCGGTGCGGGAGCCAAGGTTGCTTTGATAGGGCATGGCACGATCGGCGGCACCTGTGTCAATGTCGGCTGTGTCCCATCCAAGGCAATGATACGCGCGGCAGAGTCAATCCATGGCGCCAAATCGGCGAACCGCTTTCCCGGTGTTACCGGCAGCGCCAAAGTCAAGAATTGGACCCAGCTGATCGCCGCGAAGGACAATCTCGTTGAGGGGTTGCGACAAAAAAAATATGCCGATCTGCTGCCCGAATATGAAAATATCAACTATTTCGATGAGGGGTCGGCGCGCGTTGTCGAAGGCGGCGTTCAAATTGGCGAGCGCGTTATTGTGGCTCCAAAAATCATTGTCGCAACGGGCGGTCGCCCCTCGCTCCCTCCGATCAAGGGAATTGACGAGGTTTCCACACTCGACAGCACCGAACTGCTCGACCTGAAAACATTACCAAAAAGTCTGATCTTCATCGGCGCCGGCTATATCGGTTCCGAGCTCGCACTGATGATGGCGAGAATGGGTGTCGAAGTAACGATTATCTGCCGTTCACGCCTATTACCGGGCGCCGAGCCGGAGATTTCTGAGGCATTGACTGAATCCTTCCGCGCGGAAGGTGTCGCCATGTATTGCGGAAGCACCTATGATGCTTGCCACCAGGATCATTCCGGGGTCACGATCTGTATCGAGCACGAAGGCGAACGGCTCGAACTTACCGCCGAAAGCCTTGCAGTTATGACCGGTCGGACACCAAACACGGAGGGGTTAGGTCTCGAGAATGCCGGCGTTGCGCTCGATAGTCGCGGCGCGATTGTCGTTGGCGACAATATGCAAACCAGCAACCCCGCTATCTATGCCGCAGGCGATGTGACCAACCGCGACCAGTTTGTCTATATGGCGGCGTACGGTGCTAAGCTTGCGGCCA
This genomic window from Qipengyuania sp. HL-TH1 contains:
- the merA gene encoding mercury(II) reductase; the protein is MNDCCTPGSGRRYDLVVVGAGSAGFSAAITAAGAGAKVALIGHGTIGGTCVNVGCVPSKAMIRAAESIHGAKSANRFPGVTGSAKVKNWTQLIAAKDNLVEGLRQKKYADLLPEYENINYFDEGSARVVEGGVQIGERVIVAPKIIVATGGRPSLPPIKGIDEVSTLDSTELLDLKTLPKSLIFIGAGYIGSELALMMARMGVEVTIICRSRLLPGAEPEISEALTESFRAEGVAMYCGSTYDACHQDHSGVTICIEHEGERLELTAESLAVMTGRTPNTEGLGLENAGVALDSRGAIVVGDNMQTSNPAIYAAGDVTNRDQFVYMAAYGAKLAARNAVASGAEVYDKSAMPWVVFTDPQVAGVGLSEAEARQAGFEVKTSIVPLDQVPRALAARDTRGLIKLVADRNTDKLLGGQIMAPEGSDSIQTLAMALKFEMTAKALGETIFPYLTTVEGLKLAAQTFDKDVTKLSCCAG
- a CDS encoding acyl-homoserine-lactone synthase, coding for MFEARKRVFVDLLKWDVPVLDDAYEIDQFDTPDASYLVLTDGEGRHRASARLLRTDGAHILGELFPCLCDGPIPSRSDFREITRFCIEPTLSRFERRSARDQLVTALADHALKTGLSGYTAVANRAWSRQIESFGWQCRTLGGGCRIDGEDLVALQIDIDCDTPDDLARGGIYRKGAYRVAEAASEVVS
- a CDS encoding mercuric transporter MerT family protein; this encodes MFNDEKIRMTAVKRQNQMPAQPPEKRSWWAMGGITGAVVASSCCILPLVLVTLGISGAWIGNLTALEPYKWYFVALTVGFLAAGFWHVYFSAPPACEDGSYCARPQSSIITKSFLWAGTILIALSITIDWWAPFFY
- a CDS encoding helix-turn-helix domain-containing protein encodes the protein MSQTQMIKRGELAIRSGCNLETIRYYENIGLLRPPERTDSGHRLYSKDDQARLGFILRGRELGFSIEELKSLLSLVDSHGYSCGEVFDLTRDHLTSIRQKIIDLKKLERTLADVSAQCEGGDVPECPIIDALYGHKVIAPN
- a CDS encoding GntR family transcriptional regulator produces the protein MSPAHVLEPTYRRLKRALMEGTWPIGQKLEAMRLADEFGVSMTPVRDSLNQLVGEGLVDLTPGEGYRVTLLTEHSLRDMLAVNALLLESVVDPVPQTIDEDDLPAPIATYADRVGDVFSIFALGSENRFLRQTVDLISDRLHIVRRLEPDVLPNALEALAELEDSALATPSKRVQALRRYHDQCLANVSRLIAVLADQGST
- a CDS encoding phytanoyl-CoA dioxygenase family protein: MSDIKSIDWLERLQKDGYCIIPDLLPQSSIAALDADLERDFTETPMGHGDFYGFRTKRFGSLLRRSRWACDLVLQPLILSLAREVLGKACDRIQLNVAQAIAIHPGEIEQFPHCDHDMWEGAKGEHEYLLNVIWPLTDFSSSNGATRIYPGTHKRPVESLDQLGDPMVAESRPGDAICFLGSTVHGAGPNSTEDVRRGVVIGYSLGWLKPYENLWLAYPPEVARNFPPELAELAGYAQHRPNLGNYEGQCPSILLREDVANYPQATDALRPEQLAAVHEFAEARRSKR
- a CDS encoding heavy-metal-associated domain-containing protein — translated: MKRASIIFSAVIALGAGGLGTMALLPTSGALAGSEATPQNALERQTFAIENMTCATCPITVKKAMSNVDGVSSVEVDFESKTATVLFDPRQTTISAIAAASTNAGYPARSTASR
- the merF gene encoding mercury resistance system transport protein MerF yields the protein MNDRTLLRLGIVGTIIVALCCFTPVLVILVAAVGLSALTGYLDYVLIPALLIFLGLTVYAVRRRSKRSDTAV